TTCCTGGTCATCCTTCAGGTGCAGCCGGAGGATTAAGAGTCTGCCGAGGCAAAGCATCCTACCTGACTTGTTTTGTCTGTGCGGCGATATGGGATACATTGGCGGAGGCACTTGTGTTTGCGTGAGCGTTTGAAGAATTacaaacaggagacaaaggTTCCCTTCTCCAGAAATGAGACAGGTGCACAACTGAGGAatcacatttcctctctctgcgCTCTTAGAGAGGGAACCGCAACTCTATTACCTGAAAAGTAAAACCAAATGAAGGCTGTTTTGATCAAAGGGTTAAATTACTGGACATGAATCTTCCTGCTTGAAATAATTGACTGCGTTTGACTCGTGGTTGGACAAAGTTTTTCCGTCGCATGATCAAAGCAGGGTCACTCCTGGCTTTGGGCCGAACATCAGCAGTAGCTCGCAAACCTGTCAGGATACTGTTGAGggtgtgtgtgacattttaaTGCCTCAGTGGTCTGTGTGACACTTAAAGTGTTCTGGGGGAACCAAAGAACACAGAGGCATCCAGTCAGAATAcaattttaatgtgaaataaaataaataaaaacatgactttgGGGATTGTTTTAGTCTGTCTGTCCTGATACAGATATCTGAGCTCTATTTGTCCACCCTGCTGAAACAGAAAGTCCCTCTCGCAAACACATGGATGGGGTTTGTTCAGGAGCTGAAGGACTGCTGCTGGAATGAGGCCCACATGGGCGTGGCTTCCCGGTTCTCCCGGAGAGGAACCCGAACGTCACCATGCCCATATAAGGCCTCAGGACTTCCTCCTCCGCAGCATGGATCATAATAAACAGCACAGCAGCCCGGCGTTTTTCCAAATATGTAGGCTATAATTCACATAAAGCTAAATATAAGCCAATATGATACATTTATGTAATATTTGTGGGTTAAGTCAAACAAATAAtggtgcttttttaaaaaaacaacaatgtagcATCATAAATGGGTGAGTTAAAAGCCATGATTCGATCTAACAGAGACGTCTCACCTCCTCGCTTATCCAACGGGCTTATTCAAcgttattatttataaataaaagcgggttcttctctctctctctctctctctctctctctctcatgcctACAGGCTTGTTTACAGTCGCCTCTTCCCGGCAATAGCGTCACTCGACGCCGGGCTCAGTGGGCGTGGCCACGGAGCAGCGCCGGCCAATCACAGCGCCGCATTCGCTCTGGCAAAGCGAacgcatgtgtgtgtccatataaAAAGGCACGTTTTTGACCCGACTGAACACACCTCAACAAGAGCTCCGGATCAGATCGGATCAGATCGAAAATAGGAAAATTCCAAACTGAGttataacttttgtttttccacagagGGATTGCGAAGACAAGACAGCAGTCAGACAGAGACTTTCATTTGTTGGACCCTTTGGactttcactctttctcttctcGGAGTGATATTTCAGattcacatttgattttttgGGACactgttgagagagagagagagaaataaactcTCTGCTGACACTGACATTTGTTAATTATCAAGAGACTGTGTGTCTAAAAAAGCAAGCTGGTAAGCTCACTTTATTCCTACGACTTTATGTCTACAAAGATGGAACAGCCCTTTTACCATGAtgactcttttctctctgcttaCGGCCAATCGGACCCAAGCATGCACGACTACAAGCTGCTTAAACAGGGTATGAATCTGAACCTGACAGAGCCATACCGCAGTCTGAAGTCCCAGCTGAGGGCAGAGATAGACCCGTACCAAGGAGGACACCAGGACATGGGGTCGCTGAAGCTCGCATCCCCGGAGCTGGAGAGGCTCATCATCCAGAACAGTAACGGCGTGATCACTACTCCCACCCCGGGTCAGTACTTCTACAACCGGGGTATCACCGATGAGCAGGAGGGCTTCGCAGACGGCTTCGTGAAAGCCCTGGATGAGCTGCACAAGATGAACCAGATGCCTCCTCCTAACGTCTCCATCGGAGCCGGTGGAGTAACATGTTCGGCTGCTTCTAGTGTCTTCGGCTCCTCCTTGCAGCCGGAGCTTCCCATCTACACCACATTGAATGCATATTGCCCCAACACCACCCTCTCCTCCACGTCCAGCTACCCGTCAGCCACCATCAGCTACCTGCCACCGCACAGCCACGCACAGCCCGCACCGTTCCAGCACGCAATGCCCGGTTCTGGTCTCCACCCACACCGGCTTGTGGCTCTTAAAGAGGAACCCCAGACCGTCCCGGATCTCCTCAGCAGCGACGGCTCTCCTCCCATGTCCCCCATCGACCTGGAGACCCAGGAGAAGATCAAAGCGGAGCGTAAGAGGTTGAGGAACCGGCTGGCGGCCACCAAATGCCGGCGACGTAAGCTGGAGCGTATCGCCCGGCTGGAGGATAAAGTGAAGGGTCTGAAAACCGACAACATGGGGCTCTCCAACACGGCCTCGGTGCTCCGGGACCAGGTCGCTCAACTCAAGCAGAAGGTGTTGACACATGTGAGCAGCGGCTGTCAGCTGATGTTAACGAGCAAGCTGGAGGCCTTTTAAAACAGACTAAACTAAAAAACTGTGAAGTAATAACACTGGAGTCGCACAGcaccggtgtgtgtgtggtcagcaCCGACAGCACCGACGAGGCTGTGTGTACACAACTCTTTAGGCTATTTAGGGTGAAAAGACTGACTGGAAAATGGTACTTCTGGATGCTGGACATCACTCAAAGCACCATTTGACCCCTGACACCG
This genomic window from Anoplopoma fimbria isolate UVic2021 breed Golden Eagle Sablefish chromosome 11, Afim_UVic_2022, whole genome shotgun sequence contains:
- the LOC129098470 gene encoding transcription factor JunB-like, translated to MSTKMEQPFYHDDSFLSAYGQSDPSMHDYKLLKQGMNLNLTEPYRSLKSQLRAEIDPYQGGHQDMGSLKLASPELERLIIQNSNGVITTPTPGQYFYNRGITDEQEGFADGFVKALDELHKMNQMPPPNVSIGAGGVTCSAASSVFGSSLQPELPIYTTLNAYCPNTTLSSTSSYPSATISYLPPHSHAQPAPFQHAMPGSGLHPHRLVALKEEPQTVPDLLSSDGSPPMSPIDLETQEKIKAERKRLRNRLAATKCRRRKLERIARLEDKVKGLKTDNMGLSNTASVLRDQVAQLKQKVLTHVSSGCQLMLTSKLEAF